Proteins found in one Brevibacillus brevis genomic segment:
- a CDS encoding glycerophosphodiester phosphodiesterase: MMRNKVMIATAALMVCVAPIASAAGNPHWSKTSPKEFDLQAHRGGIGLTVESTLASFSHALELGVSTLELDVQITEDKQAVITHDRKISGAKCRDTGPLFAGDPEYPYVGKYIKDLTLDQVRTLDCGTQTLPQYPGQRPSPGARMPLLSEVFDLVKDYKANHVWMNIETKVEAGAPEQTAPREDFVQIVAREVRDAGMLDRVSIQSFDWGALMRMKEVEPQLPIVALTNGAQFLQPGQPGASPWLGGIDIDDFGGDLVAAAYAFGADAISPVHGSPQNGKVTDENYVPYVTKKMVEDAHKVGMKVIPWTVNDAPTMNKLIDDGVDGIITDYPDRLREVMEQRGLKQPKSYKAPKKEK; this comes from the coding sequence ATGATGAGAAACAAGGTAATGATAGCAACTGCTGCCCTTATGGTGTGTGTAGCACCAATTGCTTCTGCCGCTGGCAATCCGCACTGGTCAAAAACCTCTCCAAAAGAGTTCGATCTTCAAGCTCACCGCGGCGGAATCGGGCTCACGGTAGAGTCCACATTGGCGTCGTTCTCCCACGCCCTTGAATTAGGAGTGAGCACACTCGAGCTCGACGTGCAAATCACAGAAGACAAGCAGGCGGTTATTACGCATGACCGCAAGATTTCCGGTGCCAAGTGTCGAGATACTGGCCCACTTTTCGCTGGCGATCCTGAGTATCCGTACGTTGGCAAGTACATAAAGGACCTGACTCTCGACCAAGTTCGCACGCTGGACTGTGGTACACAGACATTGCCGCAATACCCAGGGCAGCGTCCAAGCCCAGGTGCTAGGATGCCGCTGTTGAGCGAAGTATTTGACCTCGTCAAGGACTACAAGGCTAACCATGTATGGATGAATATCGAAACGAAGGTAGAGGCGGGAGCACCAGAGCAAACCGCTCCGCGTGAAGATTTCGTGCAGATCGTCGCTCGTGAAGTGCGCGATGCCGGAATGCTTGATCGGGTATCGATCCAAAGCTTTGACTGGGGAGCGCTCATGCGCATGAAAGAGGTTGAGCCGCAATTGCCGATTGTGGCCCTAACGAACGGTGCGCAATTCTTGCAGCCAGGTCAACCAGGAGCTTCACCATGGTTGGGCGGAATTGACATTGACGACTTTGGAGGAGACCTCGTGGCGGCAGCATACGCATTTGGTGCAGACGCTATCTCTCCGGTGCATGGCTCTCCACAAAATGGCAAAGTCACCGACGAGAATTATGTGCCCTATGTCACGAAGAAAATGGTAGAGGACGCACACAAGGTTGGGATGAAGGTGATTCCGTGGACGGTCAACGACGCACCTACGATGAACAAGCTGATCGACGATGGCGTAGACGGGATCATTACGGATTACCCGGACCGTCTGCGTGAGGTCATGGAGCAGCGTGGTCTGAAGCAACCGAAGAGCTACAAGGCTCCTAAAAAAGAGAAGTAA